In Petrotoga sp. 9PWA.NaAc.5.4, the genomic window TTCCAGAACCCGAGGCCATTATTTCAAACGTTCCAAAACTACCGGGTACAGATGGTAGAAAAATGTCTAAAAGTTATGGGAATATTATTAACATAGAAACCAACGAAAAAGAGCTTAAAGAAAAGATATTACCCATGATAACTGATCCTGCAAGAAAAAGGAGAACTGACCCAGGAAATCCTGAAAAGTGCCCTGTGTGGGATTATCATAAGGTCTTTACTGAATCTCAAGAAGAAAAAGAATGGGTAGTAAAAGGTTGCACAACAGCCGGAATTGGTTGCATAGATTGTAAAAAATTATTGATAAAAAATATGAAAAACAAAATGGAACCAGTGTGGGAAAATCTTGCTAAAATTTCTAAGGAAGATGCAAAGAAAATTGCTATTGAAGGTAATGAAAAAGCAAGAAACATTGCCAAAGAAACAATGAAAGAAGTTAAAGATGCTATGCATATGAGATGGTAGACTGTATGAGTATAAGTTTTGAAGAATTAGATATAAAACTTGATATTTTTTCTGGGCCTTTTTACAAACTTGTGGAATTGATAAAAGAAAAAAAGATACCTGTGAGAAAGATATCAGTGAGTCGTATTTCTGATATCTTTCTAAAATATATTAACGAAAACTTTCAAGATTTAAATTCTATAGGAGAATTTTTAGAATTAGCTTCTTATTTAACCTTTTTGAAATCGAAAGAAATGTTACCTAATTCAGATAAAGACAAAGAATTTAAAAAGCATAGAGAATATATCTATACTTCAATCGAAAATTACGATATTATAAGAAAAGCGCAAGAAATTATAAAGAAAGATTTTGGAGAAAACAAGAAAAAATCCATTGGTATTAAAAATAAAGCTAAATTTGATAAAAACCAAGTCGGTTATCAACTTGTGAAATTTTTTGATGATTACATAACTAAACAAAAAAAATTAGAAGTCATTAAAGAAAGTTATAAAATAGAAGATGCAATTAAAGAACTTAAAACTAAAGATCGTTTTGATACTTTTCAAATTTTCGAATATTCGCACCATAATAAGCTCAATTTTGTTGTTATGTTTTTAGCAGCTTTAATCCTTGTTAATCAAGGTTTTTTTAATTATGATGGAGGAATTTTTAATCGCATTTCAACATAAGGAAGTATAGAAAATGAAAAATAGCAAAAAAGTTGACGTAGAAATAAGAATGATAGAAGCTTTAATATTTTCTAAACCTGATGGAATCTCTTTTAACGAAATTTCAAAACGTTTAAAAATAAAAAGTGATGAATTGAAAGAATATATAAATACTATAGAACTTCACTATATGCAAGATCAACATGGAGTAGAACTGGTAAAAGTTGGAAACAAATATAGATTTGAAATAAAACCTGAAATCAAGGTGATGATTCTTCCTAATGTCAAAAA contains:
- a CDS encoding ScpA family protein, which codes for MSISFEELDIKLDIFSGPFYKLVELIKEKKIPVRKISVSRISDIFLKYINENFQDLNSIGEFLELASYLTFLKSKEMLPNSDKDKEFKKHREYIYTSIENYDIIRKAQEIIKKDFGENKKKSIGIKNKAKFDKNQVGYQLVKFFDDYITKQKKLEVIKESYKIEDAIKELKTKDRFDTFQIFEYSHHNKLNFVVMFLAALILVNQGFFNYDGGIFNRIST